From Pseudomonas poae, the proteins below share one genomic window:
- a CDS encoding EAL domain-containing protein produces the protein MKSQPDVARMAAEVVTQLPVPSRLGMLRFERLNEASWALLYLDPNCERQFGLPAVELCALVGTPYASLMEPQARYQLHDAIQQQLTQSPHYLVRYTLHTNDGPLSLLEMGEAYKQHNRHLLRGYLMVVDGLFSEVPSPAPTAELENQNSRLQIALELNQRAQQEQLQHLERVRAQQELILLLARQRYTTNNSLQEAAELITRSACDIYQIDCASIWNLEGQRLVPISAYHRAGQRHHMPEPIDASSYPDYLEALHTSRAIDATNAMRDPRTREMAENLRAKDVYAMLDASIRVDGQVIGVLCLEQGGSPRAWQADEIAFAGELADQFAQVINNHNRRTATSALHLFQRAVEQSANAFLLVNCDGVVEYVNPSFTAITQYSAEEVHGHRLAQLPALENLSELLFDAPSSLAKSNSWQGEFKSRRKNLEPYWGQLSISKVYGDNRELTHYIGIYEDITQTKLAQQRIERLAYTDNLTNLGNRPAFIRNLDERFARDSDSPISLLLVDIDNFKRINDSLGHQTGDKLLISLARRLRNSLSASGSLARFASNEFAVLLDDTDLESGQQVASQLLATLDKPMFVDNQLISVTGSVGLACAPLHGRDPQTLMRNAGLALHKAKANGKHQVQVFTEALNAEASYKLFVENNLRRALTQNELDVFYQPKLCLRSGRLLGMEALLRWNHPEKGMIRPDQFISVAEETGLIIPIGKWIARQACRMSKQLSAAGMGNLQVAINLSPKQFSDPDLVASIATILKEEQLPANLLELELTEGLLLEATEDTRLQLDQLKSFGLTLAMDDFGTGYSSLSYLKKFPIDIIKIDRSFIHEIPDNQDDMEITSAVIAMAHNLKLKVVAEGVETSEQLAFLRRHRCDVGQGYLFDRPIPGAELLKMLKRYPRGPIA, from the coding sequence ATGAAAAGCCAACCCGATGTCGCCCGTATGGCGGCCGAGGTAGTGACGCAGTTACCGGTGCCCTCGCGCCTCGGTATGCTGCGTTTCGAGCGGCTTAATGAGGCAAGCTGGGCCCTTCTCTACCTCGACCCCAACTGCGAGCGCCAATTCGGCCTGCCAGCGGTCGAGCTGTGTGCGCTGGTCGGCACACCCTACGCCAGCCTGATGGAACCCCAGGCCCGCTATCAGTTGCACGATGCGATTCAGCAACAACTGACCCAAAGTCCGCATTACCTGGTGCGCTACACCCTGCACACCAACGACGGGCCCCTGAGCCTGCTGGAAATGGGTGAAGCCTACAAACAACACAATCGCCACCTGCTGCGCGGCTACCTGATGGTGGTCGACGGCCTGTTCAGCGAAGTCCCCTCCCCGGCGCCCACAGCGGAACTGGAGAATCAGAACAGCCGCCTGCAGATCGCCCTGGAACTCAACCAGCGCGCCCAGCAGGAACAGTTGCAGCACCTGGAGCGAGTGCGCGCCCAGCAGGAACTGATCCTGCTGTTGGCCCGCCAGCGCTACACCACCAACAATTCGCTGCAGGAAGCCGCCGAGCTGATCACCCGCAGCGCCTGCGATATCTACCAGATCGATTGCGCCAGCATCTGGAACCTCGAAGGCCAGCGCCTGGTGCCGATCTCGGCCTACCACCGCGCAGGCCAACGGCACCACATGCCCGAACCGATCGACGCCAGCAGCTACCCCGACTACCTGGAAGCCCTGCACACCAGCCGCGCCATCGACGCCACCAATGCCATGCGCGATCCGCGCACCCGGGAAATGGCCGAGAACCTGCGCGCCAAGGACGTTTACGCGATGCTCGACGCAAGCATCCGCGTGGATGGCCAGGTGATCGGCGTATTGTGCCTGGAACAGGGCGGCAGCCCGCGTGCCTGGCAGGCTGATGAGATCGCTTTCGCCGGTGAGTTGGCCGACCAGTTCGCACAGGTCATCAACAACCACAATCGCCGTACCGCCACCAGCGCCCTGCACCTGTTTCAGCGCGCCGTGGAGCAGAGCGCCAACGCCTTTTTGCTGGTCAACTGCGACGGCGTGGTGGAGTACGTCAACCCGAGCTTCACCGCGATCACCCAGTACAGCGCCGAAGAAGTCCACGGCCACCGCCTGGCGCAGCTGCCGGCCCTGGAAAACCTCAGTGAGCTGCTGTTCGACGCGCCATCGAGTTTGGCCAAGAGCAACAGCTGGCAGGGCGAGTTCAAGAGCCGGCGCAAGAACCTGGAACCCTACTGGGGCCAGCTGTCGATTTCCAAGGTGTACGGCGATAACCGAGAGCTGACGCACTACATCGGCATCTACGAAGACATCACCCAGACCAAGCTCGCGCAGCAACGCATCGAGCGCCTGGCCTACACCGACAACCTGACTAACCTCGGCAACCGCCCGGCGTTCATCCGCAACCTCGACGAGCGTTTTGCCCGCGACAGCGACAGCCCGATCAGCCTGCTGCTGGTGGACATCGACAACTTCAAGCGGATCAACGACAGCCTCGGCCACCAGACCGGCGACAAGCTGCTGATCAGCCTGGCCCGTCGCCTGCGCAACAGCCTGAGTGCCAGTGGCAGCCTGGCGCGCTTTGCCAGTAACGAGTTTGCGGTGTTGCTCGACGATACTGACCTTGAAAGCGGCCAGCAGGTCGCCAGCCAACTGCTGGCGACCCTCGACAAGCCGATGTTCGTCGACAACCAATTGATCAGCGTCACCGGCTCCGTGGGCCTGGCCTGCGCGCCGCTGCATGGCCGCGACCCGCAGACCCTGATGCGCAACGCCGGTTTGGCGCTGCACAAGGCCAAGGCCAACGGCAAACACCAGGTGCAGGTGTTTACCGAAGCGCTGAACGCCGAGGCCAGCTACAAGCTGTTCGTGGAAAACAACCTGCGCCGCGCCCTGACCCAGAACGAGCTGGACGTGTTCTACCAGCCCAAGCTCTGCCTGCGCAGCGGCCGCTTGCTGGGCATGGAAGCGCTGTTGCGCTGGAACCATCCGGAAAAGGGCATGATCCGCCCTGACCAATTCATCAGCGTGGCCGAAGAGACCGGGCTGATCATCCCCATCGGCAAGTGGATCGCCCGTCAGGCGTGCCGCATGAGCAAGCAGCTCAGCGCTGCGGGCATGGGTAATTTGCAGGTGGCGATCAACCTGTCGCCCAAACAGTTCTCCGACCCGGACCTGGTGGCCTCGATCGCCACGATCCTCAAGGAAGAACAACTGCCGGCCAACCTGCTGGAGCTTGAGCTGACCGAAGGCTTGCTGCTCGAAGCCACCGAGGACACACGCCTGCAACTGGATCAACTGAAGAGCTTTGGCCTGACCCTGGCCATGGACGACTTCGGCACCGGTTACTCGTCGCTGAGTTACTTGAAAAAATTCCCCATCGACATCATCAAGATCGACCGCAGCTTTATCCATGAAATCCCGGACAACCAGGACGACATGGAAATCACCTCGGCGGTGATCGCCATGGCCCACAACCTCAAACTCAAAGTAGTGGCCGAGGGCGTCGAAACCTCCGAGCAACTGGCGTTCCTGCGCCGCCATCGTTGCGATGTGGGCCAGGGCTACCTGTTCGACCGGCCGATCCCCGGCGCAGAGCTGCTGAAGATGCTTAAACGCTATCCTCGCGGGCCTATCGCCTGA
- the msrA gene encoding peptide-methionine (S)-S-oxide reductase MsrA, with protein sequence MVLRSEILVNKNVLPTQEQALPGRETPMALPETHFVNGNPLLGPFLDDVGFAIFGLGCFWGAERRFWQRDGVVSTVVGYAGGYTPNPTYEEVCSGLTGHSEVVLVVYDQAKLKYEDLLKMFWELHNPTQGMRQGNDIGSQYRSVIYATTPEQLAAAQASAEAYQGELTKAGLGTITTQIEEAPTVYFAETYHQQYLAKNPQGYCGIGGTGVTCPI encoded by the coding sequence ATGGTCTTGCGCTCGGAAATTCTGGTGAACAAAAACGTGCTGCCTACTCAAGAACAAGCTCTGCCTGGCCGTGAAACCCCGATGGCGCTGCCAGAGACGCATTTCGTCAACGGCAACCCGCTGCTGGGCCCGTTTCTGGATGACGTCGGCTTTGCAATCTTCGGCCTGGGTTGTTTCTGGGGCGCCGAGCGGCGGTTCTGGCAGCGCGACGGCGTGGTCAGCACCGTGGTCGGCTACGCCGGCGGTTACACACCGAACCCGACCTATGAAGAAGTCTGCTCCGGCCTGACCGGCCACAGCGAAGTGGTGCTGGTGGTGTATGACCAGGCCAAACTCAAGTATGAAGACCTGCTGAAGATGTTCTGGGAACTGCACAACCCGACCCAGGGCATGCGCCAGGGCAACGACATCGGCAGCCAGTACCGTTCGGTGATCTATGCGACCACGCCTGAGCAATTGGCGGCGGCGCAAGCCAGTGCCGAGGCGTATCAGGGTGAATTGACCAAAGCCGGCCTGGGCACGATCACCACGCAAATCGAAGAAGCGCCGACCGTGTACTTCGCCGAGACGTATCACCAGCAGTACCTGGCGAAGAATCCGCAGGGCTATTGCGGGATCGGCGGCACGGGCGTGACCTGCCCGATCTAA
- the waaF gene encoding lipopolysaccharide heptosyltransferase II, whose protein sequence is MNILIVGPSWVGDMVMAQTLFQCLKQRHPDCQIDVLAPEWSRPILERMPEVRAALSFPLGHGALELATRRRIGKSLVGQYDQAILLPNSLKSALVPYFAGIPKRTGWRGEFRYVLLNDVRTLDKARYPLMIERFMALAYEPGAQLPTPYPRPSLQIDPVTRDAALTKFGLQLDRPVLALCPGAEFGESKRWPSEHYAKVAEMKIREGWQVWLFGSKNDHAVGEDIRQRLIPGLREEAVNLSGDTSLAEAIDLLSCAEAVVSNDSGLMHVAAALNRPLVAVYGSTSPGFTPPLADKVEVVRLGLDCSPCFDRTCRFGHYNCLRQLLPQPVSEALQRLQGSVVEVR, encoded by the coding sequence ATGAATATTCTGATCGTTGGGCCCAGTTGGGTCGGTGACATGGTGATGGCGCAGACACTGTTCCAGTGCCTCAAGCAGCGTCATCCCGACTGCCAAATCGACGTGCTCGCCCCCGAGTGGAGCCGGCCGATTCTTGAGCGCATGCCCGAAGTGCGTGCGGCCTTGAGCTTTCCGCTTGGCCATGGCGCCCTCGAACTGGCGACCCGTCGGCGTATCGGCAAGTCCCTGGTGGGCCAGTACGACCAGGCCATCCTGCTGCCCAACTCGCTCAAGTCGGCGCTGGTGCCGTACTTTGCCGGCATCCCCAAACGCACCGGCTGGCGCGGCGAGTTTCGCTATGTGTTGCTCAACGACGTGCGCACCCTCGACAAGGCGCGCTACCCGCTGATGATCGAACGCTTCATGGCCCTGGCCTACGAGCCCGGTGCCCAATTGCCCACGCCGTACCCGCGCCCAAGCCTGCAGATCGACCCGGTGACCCGCGATGCGGCCCTGACCAAGTTCGGCCTGCAGCTCGATCGCCCGGTGTTGGCGCTGTGCCCTGGCGCCGAGTTTGGCGAGTCCAAGCGCTGGCCGTCGGAGCATTACGCCAAGGTCGCCGAGATGAAGATCCGCGAAGGCTGGCAGGTGTGGCTGTTCGGTTCGAAGAATGATCACGCGGTGGGCGAAGATATTCGCCAGCGCCTGATCCCCGGCCTGCGTGAAGAGGCGGTGAACCTGAGTGGCGACACGTCGCTGGCCGAGGCCATCGACTTGCTGTCCTGCGCCGAAGCCGTGGTGTCCAACGACTCCGGCCTGATGCACGTGGCTGCCGCGTTGAACCGCCCGCTGGTGGCGGTGTACGGCTCCACCTCGCCAGGCTTCACCCCGCCGTTGGCCGACAAGGTCGAAGTGGTGCGCCTGGGCCTGGATTGCAGCCCGTGTTTTGATCGCACTTGCCGTTTCGGCCACTACAACTGCCTGCGCCAATTGCTGCCGCAACCGGTGAGTGAAGCCTTGCAGCGGTTGCAGGGCTCTGTGGTCGAGGTTCGTTAG
- the glnE gene encoding bifunctional [glutamate--ammonia ligase]-adenylyl-L-tyrosine phosphorylase/[glutamate--ammonia-ligase] adenylyltransferase, which yields MSLPTLAELPAILLPYASRAEQSFRDAVAALDDDHGLSEWTPQRWADFARVCAASDFVIEQSVRDPLMLLELVAWCELDRGFAPGELCSQIAGAVQQAETEEELGRVLRRQRTRQQVRIIWRDLTRQADLVQTCRDLSDMADASIDQAYQWLYQRHCSQFGTPTGRRSGEPQQMVILGMGKLGAVELNLSSDIDLIFAYPEGGETVGVKRSLDNQEFFIRLGQKLIKALDPMTVDGFVFRVDMRLRPYGSAGALVLSFNALEQYYQDQGRDWERYAMIKARVVAGDQVAGAQLLDMLRPFVYRRYLDFSAIEALRTMKQLIQQEVRRKGMAENIKLGSGGIREVEFIAQAFQLIHGGRDLSLQQRPLLKVLGTLEGQGYLPPAVIAELRNGYEFLRYTEHAIQAIADRQTQMLPDSPEDQARIAFMLGFADWAAFHERLMYWRGRVDWHFRQVIADPDEEEGEESELVVGGEWLPLWEESQDEDAACRQLDEGGFSDAPKALKALAGLRSSPQLRAMQRLGRERLDAFIPRLLAQAVEHANPDLVLERVLPLVEAVARRSAYLVLLTENPDALRRLLTLCAASPWIAEQITRFPLLLDELLNEGRLFKPPLAPELAAELRERLTRIPEDDLEQQMEALRHFKLAHRLRVAASEIAGSLPLMKVSDYLTWLAEAILEQVLALAWRQTVARHGSPQRVDGTLCDPGFIIVGYGKVGGIELGHGSDLDLVFIHDGDPQAETDGAKPIDGAQFFTRLGQRIIHLLTTQTNSGQLYEVDMRLRPSGASGLLVSSLGAFDRYQQNEAWTWEHQALIRARVLVGSQDVGQAFEQVRAKVLGRERDLAKLRQEVSEMRAKMRDNLGTKGTAAGTGANAFEATAAFDLKQDAGGIVDIEFMVQYAALAWSAQHPSLLRYTDNIRILEGLEQVGLMPAADAHLLREVYKAYRSAAHRQALQNEAGTVAGDQFADERRQVMRIWNELGLS from the coding sequence ATGAGCCTTCCCACGCTGGCCGAATTGCCCGCCATTCTCTTGCCTTACGCCAGCCGGGCCGAGCAGTCATTTCGTGACGCAGTGGCCGCGCTGGACGACGATCATGGCCTTTCTGAGTGGACGCCGCAACGGTGGGCCGACTTCGCACGTGTGTGCGCCGCCAGTGATTTCGTCATTGAACAGAGTGTTCGTGACCCTTTGATGTTGCTTGAGCTAGTGGCCTGGTGCGAGCTGGACCGCGGCTTTGCGCCCGGTGAGCTGTGCAGCCAGATCGCCGGCGCCGTGCAACAGGCCGAAACAGAAGAGGAGCTGGGCCGGGTGCTGCGTCGCCAGCGCACGCGCCAGCAAGTGCGCATCATCTGGCGCGACCTGACCCGCCAGGCCGACCTGGTGCAAACCTGTCGTGACCTCTCCGACATGGCCGACGCCAGCATCGACCAAGCCTACCAATGGCTGTACCAGCGCCACTGCAGCCAGTTCGGCACCCCCACCGGGCGGCGCAGCGGTGAGCCGCAGCAGATGGTGATCCTCGGCATGGGCAAGCTCGGCGCCGTGGAGCTGAACCTGTCGTCGGATATCGACCTGATCTTCGCCTACCCCGAAGGTGGCGAGACGGTGGGCGTGAAGCGCTCGCTGGATAACCAGGAATTTTTTATTCGACTTGGTCAAAAATTGATCAAGGCCCTCGACCCGATGACCGTCGACGGTTTTGTATTCCGGGTCGACATGCGTCTGCGCCCTTATGGCTCGGCCGGCGCGCTGGTGCTCAGCTTCAACGCGCTGGAGCAGTACTACCAGGACCAGGGCCGCGACTGGGAACGCTACGCGATGATCAAGGCCCGTGTGGTCGCGGGCGACCAGGTGGCCGGTGCGCAACTGCTGGATATGCTGCGGCCCTTTGTGTATCGCCGCTACCTGGACTTCTCGGCCATCGAGGCGCTGCGCACCATGAAGCAGCTGATCCAGCAGGAGGTGCGGCGCAAGGGCATGGCCGAAAACATCAAGCTGGGTTCGGGCGGCATTCGTGAGGTGGAATTTATCGCCCAGGCGTTCCAGCTGATCCATGGCGGGCGCGACCTCAGCCTGCAACAACGGCCGTTGCTCAAGGTGCTCGGCACCTTGGAAGGGCAGGGCTACCTGCCTCCGGCGGTGATCGCCGAATTGCGCAATGGCTATGAATTTTTGCGTTACACCGAGCACGCCATCCAGGCAATTGCCGACCGTCAGACGCAAATGCTCCCGGACAGCCCCGAAGACCAGGCGCGCATTGCCTTTATGCTGGGCTTTGCCGACTGGGCCGCGTTCCATGAGCGCTTGATGTACTGGCGTGGCCGGGTGGACTGGCACTTCCGTCAAGTGATTGCCGACCCTGACGAAGAAGAGGGCGAAGAAAGCGAGTTGGTTGTCGGCGGCGAGTGGTTACCGCTGTGGGAAGAATCCCAGGACGAAGACGCTGCCTGCCGCCAGCTCGACGAGGGCGGCTTCAGCGATGCACCCAAGGCGCTCAAAGCCCTGGCTGGCCTGCGCAGCAGCCCGCAATTGCGCGCCATGCAGCGCCTCGGTCGTGAGCGGCTCGACGCGTTTATCCCGCGTCTGCTGGCCCAGGCCGTCGAGCATGCCAATCCGGACCTGGTGCTGGAGCGCGTATTGCCGCTGGTGGAGGCCGTCGCCCGCCGCTCGGCTTATCTGGTGCTGCTGACCGAGAACCCCGATGCCCTGCGCCGCCTGCTGACGCTGTGCGCCGCCAGCCCGTGGATCGCCGAACAGATCACCCGCTTCCCGCTGTTGCTTGACGAATTGCTCAACGAGGGCCGCCTGTTCAAGCCGCCGTTGGCGCCGGAACTCGCCGCCGAGCTGCGCGAGCGCCTGACGCGGATCCCAGAGGATGACCTTGAGCAGCAGATGGAAGCTCTGCGCCACTTCAAACTGGCCCACCGCCTGCGCGTAGCCGCGTCGGAAATCGCCGGCAGCCTGCCATTGATGAAAGTCAGCGACTACCTGACCTGGCTCGCCGAAGCCATCCTCGAACAAGTATTGGCCCTGGCCTGGCGCCAGACGGTGGCACGCCACGGCTCGCCGCAACGGGTCGACGGCACCCTGTGCGATCCTGGGTTCATCATTGTCGGTTATGGCAAAGTCGGCGGCATCGAACTGGGGCATGGTTCGGACCTGGACCTGGTGTTTATCCACGACGGCGACCCGCAGGCCGAGACCGACGGTGCCAAGCCGATCGACGGCGCGCAGTTTTTCACACGCCTGGGGCAGCGGATCATTCACCTGCTGACCACCCAGACCAACTCCGGCCAACTGTACGAAGTGGACATGCGCCTGCGACCGTCCGGCGCGTCCGGGCTGTTGGTCAGTTCATTGGGTGCATTTGACCGCTATCAACAAAATGAAGCCTGGACCTGGGAACATCAGGCCCTGATCCGCGCACGGGTGCTGGTGGGCAGCCAGGACGTGGGCCAGGCATTCGAGCAGGTACGGGCTAAAGTGTTGGGGCGTGAGCGCGATTTGGCGAAGCTGCGCCAGGAGGTCAGCGAGATGCGCGCCAAGATGCGTGACAACCTGGGTACCAAGGGCACGGCGGCCGGTACCGGCGCCAATGCCTTCGAAGCCACGGCGGCGTTCGACCTCAAGCAGGACGCCGGAGGTATCGTCGATATTGAATTTATGGTGCAATACGCGGCTTTGGCGTGGTCTGCGCAACATCCATCGTTGCTGCGCTACACCGACAATATCCGCATTCTGGAGGGGCTGGAGCAGGTGGGGTTGATGCCCGCCGCCGATGCCCATCTGCTGCGCGAGGTGTACAAGGCCTACCGTTCCGCCGCGCACCGCCAGGCCCTGCAAAACGAGGCCGGGACGGTAGCCGGGGATCAGTTCGCCGACGAACGGCGGCAGGTGATGCGAATCTGGAATGAACTGGGTTTAAGCTGA
- the aceF gene encoding dihydrolipoyllysine-residue acetyltransferase, giving the protein MSELIRVPDIGSGEGEVIELFVKVGDTVEADQSILTLESDKASMEIPAPKAGVVKSLKVKLGDRLKEGDELLELEIEGAADAAPAAAPAAAAALAPAAEKPAAAEAPAAPAAAPAAATVQDIHVPDIGSSGKAKIIELLVKVGDTVEADQSLITLESDKASMEIPSPAAGVVESIAVKLEDEVGTGDFILKLKVQGAAPAAAPAPAAAPAAKAEAAPAAPAAAAPAPAAKAEAVPAPAAAPAPSGAKVHAGPAVRQLAREFGVELNAVSATGPHGRVLKEDVQVYVKAMMQKAKEAPAAGTATGGSGIPPIPVVDFSRFGETEEVPMTRLMQIGASSLHRSWLNIPHVTQFDQADITDLEAFRVAQKAVAEKAGVKLTVLPLLLKACAHLLKELPDFNSSLAPSGKAIIRKKYVHVGFAVDTPDGLLVPVIKNVDQKSLLQLAAEAAALAAKARDKKLTADDMQGACFTISSLGHIGGTGFTPIVNAPEVAILGVSKATIQPVWDGKAFQPKLMLPLSLSYDHRVINGAAAARFTQRLSQLLNDIRTILL; this is encoded by the coding sequence GTGAGCGAACTCATTCGCGTACCTGACATCGGCAGCGGTGAAGGTGAAGTAATCGAGCTGTTTGTGAAGGTCGGCGACACCGTCGAAGCCGACCAGAGCATCCTGACCCTGGAATCGGACAAGGCGAGCATGGAAATCCCTGCTCCCAAAGCCGGCGTGGTCAAGAGCCTGAAAGTGAAGCTGGGCGACCGCCTGAAAGAAGGCGACGAACTGCTGGAACTGGAAATCGAAGGTGCCGCTGATGCGGCGCCAGCGGCGGCTCCTGCTGCCGCTGCTGCACTCGCACCTGCTGCTGAAAAGCCTGCTGCTGCCGAGGCCCCAGCGGCCCCGGCTGCTGCACCGGCCGCTGCCACTGTCCAGGACATTCATGTTCCGGACATCGGTTCGTCGGGCAAGGCCAAGATCATCGAGCTGCTGGTTAAAGTCGGCGACACCGTCGAAGCCGACCAGTCGCTGATCACCCTGGAGTCCGACAAGGCCTCCATGGAAATCCCTTCGCCGGCTGCCGGCGTGGTGGAAAGCATCGCGGTCAAGCTGGAAGACGAAGTCGGCACTGGCGACTTCATCCTCAAGCTGAAAGTGCAAGGCGCTGCGCCTGCCGCTGCCCCAGCACCGGCTGCTGCTCCAGCGGCCAAGGCTGAAGCGGCGCCTGCGGCTCCGGCCGCTGCCGCCCCCGCGCCTGCTGCCAAAGCCGAGGCCGTACCGGCCCCTGCTGCCGCACCTGCGCCGAGCGGTGCCAAGGTGCATGCAGGCCCAGCCGTGCGTCAGCTGGCCCGTGAGTTTGGCGTTGAGCTGAACGCTGTGTCGGCCACCGGCCCGCACGGCCGCGTGTTGAAGGAAGACGTGCAGGTTTACGTCAAAGCCATGATGCAGAAAGCCAAGGAAGCCCCGGCTGCCGGCACTGCAACCGGCGGTTCGGGCATTCCGCCGATCCCGGTCGTGGACTTCAGCCGCTTCGGCGAAACCGAAGAAGTGCCGATGACCCGCCTGATGCAAATCGGCGCGTCGAGCCTGCACCGCAGCTGGCTGAACATTCCGCACGTGACTCAGTTCGACCAGGCCGACATCACCGACCTGGAAGCTTTCCGCGTTGCGCAGAAAGCCGTGGCCGAGAAAGCCGGCGTGAAACTGACCGTGCTGCCGCTGCTGCTCAAGGCGTGTGCGCACCTGCTTAAGGAACTGCCGGACTTCAACAGTTCGCTGGCGCCAAGCGGCAAGGCGATCATTCGCAAGAAGTACGTGCACGTAGGCTTTGCCGTCGACACCCCGGATGGCCTGCTGGTACCGGTCATCAAGAACGTCGACCAGAAGAGCCTGCTGCAACTCGCTGCCGAAGCGGCTGCGCTGGCTGCCAAAGCCCGCGACAAGAAGCTCACCGCAGACGATATGCAAGGCGCTTGCTTCACCATCTCCAGCCTCGGTCACATTGGCGGCACTGGCTTCACGCCAATCGTCAACGCGCCGGAAGTGGCGATCCTGGGTGTGTCCAAGGCAACTATCCAGCCGGTTTGGGACGGTAAAGCGTTCCAGCCGAAGCTGATGCTGCCGCTGTCGTTGTCCTACGATCACCGTGTGATCAACGGCGCCGCCGCTGCACGTTTCACGCAGCGCCTGAGCCAACTGCTCAACGACATCCGCACCATCCTGTTGTAA